The segment ttcaaaaacaatttgttctttgcaattcaaaaaatatttattctttCTTTAACATACTAACAAACTTCTCTTTTTCATTTAAAACTATAGGTCAAAAGAGTTGATGCACATAGAATACAAGATAAATATGcttaatattttacatttcaaaaaatGCAAGAAATCAGAAAAGATGAATGAAAGGAAAAACATGGGAAACACATCTCTCCCTCatttagcatacttgattctgataaaatccAGCCGAATCGAACTAAGCCGGATATATCCAGAAACTCACTAAACTCCAGAAACTCACTAAAAATCAAGTGACCCGGctacagtacagtaatgaaaatgttgaccttctatTGTATTAAATATTATTCAGCATAGAAATGATTgacatatttacaaatcatgtttatttcaccagtgTAAAAATTAGAAACATTATGTCTTAGAAGAAGCAACTCTCGATACTAATGTCTCCAAGGACACCAGCTAAAAGCCACCTTcatctatcaaaattttctggcTCAATCGGCTTACCCAGCGGGACGTGTGCGCAATTCTGGCTCACAATCACGTGTCACCAGTTAACCTGACCACGCCAGATGGTTAGCATCAAGTATGCTAATTGATGTATGCGATGTAACCTTCaatcaaaaatttaaataataagACACTAATCCAACCCTAATGAAAAAATGGCACCCAACACTCACGTTTTATGTCACAGTGGATGATGAATCTGGACTCCAGAAAGGCTAATCCTCTGCAGAGTTGAAAGGTCAGAGCCCTGATTGTAGTCTCTGGTAAGGATTTCACTTCATTCAACAAACCCGACAGAGACTGTCCTACATTTCACCAAAGCAACATACATATTGAATATCTAAAGACAGTACTCATGTTACAGGTtcatatatacagtaaaacacagttatagtgaacctccagaaccagcgaaaaacagtttgtgaaaaccaaacttcattatatccaataacgttttcattattttcattttattgggaaataaatatcacttcaaTTCGTTTTAAGTGTGTTCATTGTAAGCATGCTTTACTGAAGtggatacatatatacattgtatatatcatcAACTTttgaatgtgaaaaaaaaattgttcatccAAACAAATACATTCCTTAAGaaaaaattattgcattttcgtgtatgttgcaagATAACCTCTGATgtcgagaaatgttgttttgaaatataaaagccaaggtttttatatttcaaacaacattttgagACCGATGAGGCTATCTTGCATCACCcacaaaaacaagaactttatttttattctactacggctcagaaatatacagtctATTGTTCACCTATACAGCTGCGAATTAGGTCACAGTGACATCATGGCAGTTTCCGAAACAGACTAGGCTTATGCATGTTTTTTGCTGAAAAAAAGCCGAGATGGTAGGGGTATGCtagatctattttgaaaaatatttcacgTATTTAATTTGATGCTGACGTTTTGCATCAActgctttgaatacacagtCCAAGAAAATCACACATATATAGAAGAGGTTTAACATTTCTATGCATCTCGGGATGCAGACGATTGATTGatattgaatgacaaatgttcttcagtcatcTAAAAATTTGCTTTGCAACATATagtgattattttgtatgatttaGAAATTGAATATCAGTTATTAACTTTATTGTTGTATAAGTAAAACACAAAGTGCAAGCAATTTTCTCATAACCAGTTATTACGaatcaaggtacatgtatattgtagaataatgaccccAGCATTCCCTTGATCTCTGCAATAACTGTGGTAGAATTGCCAATAACCACTGTATAAGGGACAAAATATGTCCTTAAGCTCAGATCTCTGTCACAACCTACCCGCATACTCCATTATAATTTCCGGGATCCCATCTTTCAGCAACAATGCAAAAGACTTGACAATGTTTGGGTTGTCATGCTGGTTTGTAAATATCGCCTCCTCCATACGGAAGTTCCGGGTCACCTTAAAGGCATATATAAAATACAGcattcatacatgtaggtacttCACTAGCAGAAGAAGCCTATCAGTTGAGAAACATTGTACTCTACCATCAGAAGCAGTGTTCAACTACCAGTACACTAGCTCACCCACCCACAACAACCAACAAAAGCTTAATAACCAATCACTCCCCGAGGGTACCGGTACTTACCCTCTTACTTACAAACACCAAATCAGCCGAGAACTGACACTTCCGGATCTCACCAAATGATCCCTTCCGCAGGGGTGTGGTGTGGAAATCAAGTAGTTTCTGTGGCTCTGTTTTCAAAATCTCAAACCTCTGTCAAAGCAATAAACCAATGCTAAAGCGgtgatatttaagaaataaatttcatttttgaaaataaatgagggTAAATGTATGAATTGCGATTCTTCACactggcatatacatgtacttcatgaagcgcattAGTGGTTCATAGAAAGTAGGCAGACATGAAGCGTTGCAATCCATACCCTTCAGTATATTCAAAAATGaggtttatttcttatatttacattctactttcatttttgttagAATTTCTAATTGCTGTTAAAATAAATGCCCTATATCTTATATCTGCATTAAAAACATTcttgtacattgtttacaaatGCAACTCCtttatgaggaaatggctgtcattacagtttgtaaagatatcaaaggcaaaacaaCTGGAGATGTAAATACTCATCATGTCTGCAGATGTCCACGGGCATTCTttcaatctttaaaattttctataCAAATACACGGTATATGCAGTACAGCAAAGCACAGTTACAGCTAACACGttaaataatgaattcatgcttatagcggagtgattttcattccctataatttcaaaacatttttcgaatttattggatataacgagttcagtttaaaacaaatcaaaattgtttgtccccatCACTTCCCtttaagtgtgttttactgtaatacgCAACAATTGTTAAATATAGACAAAGTTGCACCCGCAACTGAATACTGGTAAATTTGACTCAATTATACGATCTATTTTTATGACTAAAGTACGCCACAGAAAAAGTATACCACCctcattttaaaatgatcaaCTTACCATGTCAGTAAACACACCGTGAAAACCTGTTTCAAACTCTGTGTGCTTTTTTGCTAATTCCTCCAGAGATTTGGCTGTTCCATAGCAAACCTTACTGCACAATGAAGTATTAAATAATGAGCTTTCatcatatatataaaatacaatggTAAGTCAGATTAGGTAATCTTTAATATCTTTATCTCTTCTTTCTAAGCATCATTTATTGTTATTGAGAAATTCAGTCATCAAAACTAGACATACTCTTGGGAAATAGAGTTTTTCTGTAATTTGACATACTCTTGGGAAATCGGGTCTTTCTGTAATTCTTTCAATAAGTCTCCACAGGTGATTTCCTGACAAGAGGCTTTTCCATTGTCATGTCCCATCTGGTCCACCATTTTGACGGCTTCATCTACCCAGTGTAACCCACTCCTCATTTGGTTACCAGTATCTGCAACACCTTTGTCGATGTGTTCCGAATTTGACAAATTCCCATCTATTTCTTTTGTTATGGCTTGAGTTTCTGGTAGCTGGGTACTTGGAAATTGGCTTTGTTGTGGAGGTACCCTTATATCCAAAATATTGGGATATTTTTCGATCACAAGTTCCATGACATCTTCAATTGAGACTTCATTGTCCTGTGTTTCCTCTGGGATTTCTACTTTACCTATGTCGTCTGTTACTCGTAAATGCTGGGGGACATCTTCGGTCCGTGGTGCCATGGCCTTCATGGTATTGCCATATGTTATGGCCCTGCCAACACAAGATGTGCTGGCTTTTCTTACATCATCTGAGGTCTTCAACTGATCTTTATGCTGAATCCACTCAGCATCTGTAGGCCTTTGGGCACTGAAAAAGTCTACAGACAGCCAACAGCTAACATTAAATTGATATTCGTTATTAATCTAATTTCACCAAACATTTTGGCATAAAATCACATTTATTGCAGTAAAAGAAATGTATAGTCACATTAATAGGATTTTTTATTCACAAAAGTTATAACAATATTTGGGCTGGTTAACGGAAACATTGAGATACAGGTAGGTGTGTAACCTGTTTTAATGATGTATAATTGTACAGTATGTACTCTACTTCTAAAGcgtattttaaattgaaacacGCGAGTAAATATTCATATAGTTTCCCAGCCTGAACAACACAATTCGGGTTACTCAATTCTTTACaatgatattcaaatatataccaTCCAATCTATATTTAACTGAAGTCTGTAATGGTAAACCTTTCCCTAAAGAAGGAATGAACAGCAATATAAAAGTAACATTGATTACCTGTTCGTTCAAAGCTTCCATCCATTTGTGCAGATGGGCTATTCATTTCACAAAACACATACTCTGACCGAGATCGACGCCTGTGAGGAACACTCAGAGTAGTACCCCCTAGTAACATTTTCTCTGCAGACTGCTCACTATTCTTTCCACTCTTGTAGTTATTCATTTTAGTAACTCTGTCCAGAAAAATAGAGTTGTGGAGTAAGTACACTATGTAAAGTTTAACTAGTATAACAACTCttatttcatatgaaaattttatcaataatgaTATGGACAACCAATTCAAATTAATGGAGATACCTCACAGAGAAAACCACaatacttttttctttcttaatgTTATGAGCAAACATTTATCAACTAAAATTAAGTGAAAAAGTGTACTAGGCAAACATGATATgtggaaatttcaaatgttataaaatacacacacataaaggtcttttctttttgattgattggttgtatattatttaacgtccctcttgagaatctttcactcataatggagatgtcaccattgccggtgaaaggctgcaaagtTTAGATCTCTGCTCGTCGCTTAtaacaggtccagtccaaagactatttctacctacgtagctacttatagctacctaggaatttaaacctactccaggtatcTATTTTTccctactttttcctttacttgcatttcgtggccaaaTGCACTTTAATGCAGGAATGGCGCAATATGATGTATACCAAATTccttgattcacttacactgacaatgaataccacaaaaatattggacaaaaaaatgattactttctaacctttcaaatttgcatcaataacagcacccagttccattttctaggagTTTAGGATCAAAGCTACGTGATAAAAAGTCTACaatgtcttacaaatctgtattaattttaaagtttaccttcatgtatttttacattaaaggtttttggggcgatttttcatgcatttcctctacattctccgccctcgtaaagtattcaaaGTTACACACAGAATTTAATTTGCCGTGCACATGCGTACAATgtaacatgatacataaaaccacaggcaattgcatcgcttgggatcgaatttactatataaagagtaaaggtatagaactctaattATAGGGTACctaagttagccgatgtaaaaacaataaatgaattaatataaaattctactttgtattttaatttattcatacataatcaatctacattactaccaaagttcatcccgaaattccgtatacttcccaagatatgcagaaatgaacttggaaaaatgcctattattttttggttgacttttagctgggccctgacactatacgactacacagaggTCGTAAAGATGTTTAAAAGATGCGCCTTGATTATTATTCatctatattttcaaaaataggtaAAAGTAGATAGAAGTAGCTATTTTAGGTTTAAATACTTAGGCAGTTtttaatagctacgtaggtagaaacagtctttggactggacctgtatAATtcgccattgagcagggagggatctttaccatgccacatctgctgtgatacggggccccagttttgaggtctcatccaaaggaccgccccatttagtcacctcatacgacaagcaatgggtactgaggacctattctaaccaggattcCCATGGGACATTTCTTTTTGAATGACATAAGtgttaattacatttttttattgtattattattatcagaacacaattaatatacaattaatatcATTAATATAGTTGGGTTATTGTccattttataaatttcaacaaaacaaaaattcaaaaaaagaaaactagagGAGCACAAGCAAACACTGAAACAGAACGGTACACTCGTACCACAAACACGTCACACGTGTGCAAAACTACCGCAGTTTACACAAACCATGATATAAACTAGAGGAGCACAAGCAAACACTGAAACAGAACGGTACACTCGTACCACAAACACGTCACACGTGTGCAAAACTACCGCAGTTTACACAAACCATGATataaaaaggggggagggggataaATGAGTACTCATAGATTGgggtaatttctgtggaaacgaggggttATTCGCATTCGTCTTTCTATGAGgaggataggaaagaccgaatatgaATAACCCCcttgtttccacagaaattaagATTGGGGTAGATATACTGTACTTAAAAAAAATCCGTCTCCTACTACTATCAGTAACTTACATATATCGTGTAGAAGGTCAGATGATGTTGTTGAAATGGCTGTCAACTTgcatttaaaataatttcctCGTGTTGCAATTTCCATCTAAAAAAAGAGACAGCTCACAAAAAGGCCTATTTTTATGTGGGTGTGGCACATCGGTATCTGCTTATCAAAAAAGTAGACTTACAAGAACTAATGCTGAGTGCAACATCAGTTAAATCTTTGACTTTTTAAACCATTGGATTGCATCAGCGGATGATAATTCTTGAACAAGTCCCTAAATTATCCCCTCAAACGAATGTCGCCTGCCCTTGATTCAAACGCCAAGAAATTCATTAGACAGGGCGCTCACACTCGTATTCACATAAATTAAGTCAGGCGaacgccagttaaataaatattaattctataccctggcacctatatCGGCTTCCGTCGTAACCAGTCTATCACGTTTCTACGAGACAAGTGGGAAGTCAAACGACCAATCTAACGAATGGAATCGGATGGTTTCGCCCCTATTTAGGCTATTACCTGTTCGCCCCGAGTTGATATGCCTCATTTCAAGataggtacatgtagttcaCATTGGACAGGCGTGTAGCTAGCCCTGTTTGGAAGTGCAAGCCCATACAGgcgaggggtctgggggccgccatAGGCCCCCAGCGGGTTCAGGGCAGAGCCCTGATGGGGATGAAGGAGCAAATTGCCCCCCAACGGAAAACAATATTGTAGCAAATTTGAGTCACTCATTGCATTTCTTGTAATGTAGATAGATGGGTAGGTCAGCTAGATC is part of the Ostrea edulis chromosome 2, xbOstEdul1.1, whole genome shotgun sequence genome and harbors:
- the LOC125679339 gene encoding uncharacterized protein LOC125679339 isoform X3; protein product: MNNYKSGKNSEQSAEKMLLGGTTLSVPHRRRSRSEYVFCEMNSPSAQMDGSFERTDFFSAQRPTDAEWIQHKDQLKTSDDVRKASTSCVGRAITYGNTMKAMAPRTEDVPQHLRVTDDIGKVEIPEETQDNEVSIEDVMELVIEKYPNILDIRVPPQQSQFPSTQLPETQAITKEIDGNLSNSEHIDKGVADTGNQMRSGLHWVDEAVKMVDQMGHDNGKASCQEITCGDLLKELQKDPISQDKVCYGTAKSLEELAKKHTEFETGFHGVFTDMRFEILKTEPQKLLDFHTTPLRKGSFGEIRKCQFSADLVFVSKRVTRNFRMEEAIFTNQHDNPNIVKSFALLLKDGIPEIIMEYAGQSLSGLLNEVKSLPETTIRALTFQLCRGLAFLESRFIIHCDIKPENIFVMPNESGNYDLKIGDFGSAQSSKAPLEVTPCTPEYMSPEMFHFLHGKLSYTLQPKTDVFSAGLVVGFMYRGENLLIKYIKAVNPEIKDVTSLRQHLIRQVFLHADIVDNLIPEAASLKQRTIMHGMLQIDGTKRYFAEETLNVMIGKLRNKKQKKRVFRGGVRHSRITVKLFHKKQMFSVCGSISHWSTDLQSVII
- the LOC125679339 gene encoding uncharacterized protein LOC125679339 isoform X1, whose protein sequence is MNNYKSGKNSEQSAEKMLLGGTTLSVPHRRRSRSEYVFCEMNSPSAQMDGSFERTDFFSAQRPTDAEWIQHKDQLKTSDDVRKASTSCVGRAITYGNTMKAMAPRTEDVPQHLRVTDDIGKVEIPEETQDNEVSIEDVMELVIEKYPNILDIRVPPQQSQFPSTQLPETQAITKEIDGNLSNSEHIDKGVADTGNQMRSGLHWVDEAVKMVDQMGHDNGKASCQEITCGDLLKELQKDPISQDKVCYGTAKSLEELAKKHTEFETGFHGVFTDMRFEILKTEPQKLLDFHTTPLRKGSFGEIRKCQFSADLVFVSKRVTRNFRMEEAIFTNQHDNPNIVKSFALLLKDGIPEIIMEYAGQSLSGLLNEVKSLPETTIRALTFQLCRGLAFLESRFIIHCDIKPENIFVMPNESGNYDLKIGDFGSAQSSKAPLEVTPCTPEYMSPEMFHFLHGKLSYTLQPKTDVFSAGLVVGFMYRGENLLIKYIKAVNPEIKDVTSLRQHLIRQVFLHADIVDNLIPEAASLKQRTIMHGMLQIDGTKRYFAEETLNVMIAQEISEIKAKRNLQANHYNWFPSERETDLPGSQASYVTRSRRNGCSEGESDTPESQSSYFTRNRCSQSAGVSVTGVQIYKASSYDEIMAEPKPLRERIIKRSLKRKIHQPVKTAPKIRRTSEASQDSSDISQGGFIEENWEGCNETSISLEHQFPKVCVSDYQYPICQAEDSSIPESQPGNLPALDCLGM
- the LOC125679339 gene encoding uncharacterized protein LOC125679339 isoform X2 encodes the protein MNNYKSGKNSEQSAEKMLLGGTTLSVPHRRRSRSEYVFCEMNSPSAQMDGSFERTDFFSAQRPTDAEWIQHKDQLKTSDDVRKASTSCVGRAITYGNTMKAMAPRTEDVPQHLRVTDDIGKVEIPEETQDNEVSIEDVMELVIEKYPNILDIRVPPQQSQFPSTQLPETQAITKEIDGNLSNSEHIDKGVADTGNQMRSGLHWVDEAVKMVDQMGHDNGKASCQEITCGDLLKELQKDPISQDKVCYGTAKSLEELAKKHTEFETGFHGVFTDMVTRNFRMEEAIFTNQHDNPNIVKSFALLLKDGIPEIIMEYAGQSLSGLLNEVKSLPETTIRALTFQLCRGLAFLESRFIIHCDIKPENIFVMPNESGNYDLKIGDFGSAQSSKAPLEVTPCTPEYMSPEMFHFLHGKLSYTLQPKTDVFSAGLVVGFMYRGENLLIKYIKAVNPEIKDVTSLRQHLIRQVFLHADIVDNLIPEAASLKQRTIMHGMLQIDGTKRYFAEETLNVMIAQEISEIKAKRNLQANHYNWFPSERETDLPGSQASYVTRSRRNGCSEGESDTPESQSSYFTRNRCSQSAGVSVTGVQIYKASSYDEIMAEPKPLRERIIKRSLKRKIHQPVKTAPKIRRTSEASQDSSDISQGGFIEENWEGCNETSISLEHQFPKVCVSDYQYPICQAEDSSIPESQPGNLPALDCLGM